One segment of Solanum lycopersicum chromosome 1, SLM_r2.1 DNA contains the following:
- the LOC138341785 gene encoding uncharacterized protein, whose amino-acid sequence MVTTTVRITMSEMETTTTTTTLTGVTMLIETTGMGLMSLLKIVKLLLGMVEIIELQTAQLSATVNTRQPGTLPSNTVQNPKNDAHCMAITTQSGRKTIDPPMPSTEENVRKDNENVVKGSGETEGSNGKDAEVHIKLSINVPLVEALEQMPGYAKFMQDSVTKKISVPFEYDDRLQHCCDISTRSLVQKKEDLGAFTIPCIVGSLHFVKALCDLGESINLMPLSIYKKLGLGNPKPTAMRLLMADQTVKRPIGILHDVLVEH is encoded by the exons atggtaactacaactgTGAGGATCactatgtccgagatggaaactacaaccacgacaacaactttaacaggggtgactatgctaatagaaacaaCAGGAATGGGCcttatgtccctcctcaaaattgtgaagttactcctagggatggtggagata ATTGAGTTGCAAACGGcacaattatctgcgacagtgaacacacggcaaccgggcactcttcctagcaacactgtccaaaatccaaagaatgatgcacactgtatggcaatcactactcaaAGTGGTAggaaaaccattgacccacctatgccatctactgaggaaaatgtgagaaaggataatgagaATGTGGTAAAGGGAAGTGGTGAAACAGagggaagtaatggaaaagatgcagaagtacatatcaag ctctctatcaatgtccctttggtagaagctctagaacaaatgcccggttatgccaaatttatgcaAGATTCGGTCACCAAGAAAATATCGGTCCCTTTTGAgtatgatgatagactgcagcattgttgTGATATTtctacaagatccctagtacaaaagaaagaagatctgggtgcattcactattccttgtatagttgggtcattacattttgtgaaagcattatgtgatctgggggaaaGCATTAATCtaatgcccctctcgatttacaagaaattaGGTTTGGGgaatccaaaacccactgctaTGCGGCTGCTGATGGCTGATCAAACAGTGaaacggcccatagggatactccatgatgtgcta gtagaacactag